One Ferviditalea candida DNA window includes the following coding sequences:
- a CDS encoding TRAP transporter large permease — protein sequence MLLLIAIVLFALMLIGVPIAISLSLASICAIVLSAVPVPLTVVAQRFFTSVDSFALLAIPFFMLAGELMMTGSMAKRITNFAFACVGWSVGGLAQVSTLASMFFAGISGSGAADTAAIGKMMIPAMEKKGYDKAFAASTIATAGTIAVVIPPSIPMIVYGVTAGVSIGALFTAGIMPGILIGFSLMFLNYFISKKKGYDKEKSTFQFPEFRKTLKEGIWALLLPLIIIVGIRAGVFTPTESAAIAAAYALVVGMFVYKDLKLKHLPEIFQRAAVTTSMVIFIIAAANLFGWILTADQIPQKLADLIIRVTENPYMILLLINILLLIAGCFLNASAAITILTPLLLPLTNAVGIDPVFLGLVIVVNLSIGLITPPVGLDLFIVQGIANVEFGRLVRAIFPFILLLAVDLLIITYFPDLSMWLPYMLGD from the coding sequence ATGCTTCTTTTAATAGCCATAGTGTTGTTCGCTCTCATGCTCATCGGCGTACCCATTGCCATATCCCTTTCCTTGGCATCGATATGTGCGATTGTATTGAGCGCCGTTCCCGTCCCGTTGACAGTCGTAGCGCAGCGGTTCTTCACCTCGGTTGATTCCTTTGCCCTGCTGGCGATTCCCTTTTTTATGCTGGCCGGAGAGCTGATGATGACGGGAAGCATGGCCAAAAGAATTACCAATTTTGCTTTTGCCTGTGTCGGCTGGTCGGTTGGAGGGTTGGCCCAGGTTTCCACTTTGGCGAGCATGTTCTTTGCCGGCATCTCCGGCTCGGGGGCGGCGGATACGGCGGCGATCGGAAAAATGATGATTCCCGCCATGGAGAAAAAAGGCTACGATAAAGCTTTTGCCGCATCCACGATTGCTACCGCGGGAACCATTGCCGTGGTTATTCCGCCCAGCATTCCGATGATCGTTTATGGGGTAACCGCTGGTGTATCCATCGGTGCTTTATTCACTGCCGGAATCATGCCGGGGATTCTCATCGGCTTTTCGCTGATGTTCCTTAACTACTTTATCTCCAAGAAAAAAGGATATGACAAAGAAAAGAGCACCTTTCAATTCCCGGAATTCCGGAAAACCTTAAAAGAAGGCATTTGGGCACTGCTGCTGCCCTTGATCATTATCGTGGGTATCCGGGCCGGGGTGTTTACACCGACAGAATCGGCCGCCATTGCCGCCGCTTACGCGCTGGTCGTGGGAATGTTCGTATATAAGGATCTGAAGCTGAAACATTTGCCCGAAATTTTCCAAAGAGCGGCGGTCACAACCTCTATGGTTATTTTCATTATTGCTGCAGCGAACCTTTTCGGATGGATTTTGACCGCCGACCAGATTCCGCAAAAATTGGCCGACCTGATCATAAGGGTGACGGAAAACCCCTATATGATTCTGCTGTTGATTAATATTTTGCTGCTTATTGCCGGTTGTTTTTTGAACGCTTCAGCTGCGATTACGATTCTAACTCCACTCTTGCTTCCATTAACCAATGCTGTTGGAATCGATCCGGTATTCCTCGGCCTGGTTATCGTCGTCAACCTATCCATCGGTCTGATTACTCCGCCGGTCGGTTTGGATCTGTTTATCGTGCAGGGCATTGCCAACGTGGAATTCGGCCGTCTTGTACGAGCTATCTTTCCGTTTATTTTACTTCTTGCCGTCGATTTATTAATAATCACCTATTTTCCCGACCTATCCATGTGGCTCCCATATATGCTCGGGGATTAA
- a CDS encoding TRAP transporter small permease, with protein sequence MMKKSLEALSRFVDTISKYGLAVALSLAFLATVYQVFSRYVLLSPFMTKFVSQSILSIFNFPWMEELVRYLFIWTVFLGITVVYKMKGHAQVEIVTNFLPLKWKRVSGIAVELFNSLFFLILMIKGIEMINITNGQLSPSLQINMAWVYISMICCAFFSLIHSILFLAEELTGGQTEKKDIFHASMP encoded by the coding sequence ATGATGAAAAAATCGTTAGAGGCGCTAAGCCGATTCGTCGACACGATTTCAAAGTATGGATTAGCCGTTGCCTTGTCACTGGCTTTTCTGGCGACAGTGTATCAGGTTTTCTCCAGGTACGTTTTGCTCAGCCCTTTTATGACGAAATTTGTTTCCCAAAGCATCTTGAGTATATTCAATTTCCCCTGGATGGAGGAATTGGTGCGCTATCTTTTTATATGGACTGTCTTCTTGGGAATCACGGTGGTTTATAAAATGAAGGGGCACGCGCAGGTAGAGATTGTTACGAATTTTCTTCCTTTGAAGTGGAAACGCGTTTCTGGGATTGCGGTAGAACTCTTCAACTCTTTGTTTTTCTTAATTTTGATGATTAAAGGAATCGAAATGATTAACATCACCAACGGGCAATTATCTCCTTCACTGCAAATCAATATGGCTTGGGTCTACATATCAATGATCTGCTGCGCCTTCTTCAGTCTGATTCATTCCATTCTGTTTTTGGCTGAAGAACTTACAGGGGGGCAGACCGAGAAAAAAGATATATTCCATGCATCCATGCCATAA
- a CDS encoding TRAP transporter substrate-binding protein, whose amino-acid sequence MKKTWNWIVIIALMITMAGCGKAISGPKQQEQGNGAQQQADSAKPSASTASSASSASSAPKSDSAQYVFKLGHLQTTDHPYQKGAEKFKQIVEEKSGGRIQIDIFPSSQLGNARDEIEGLQLGTIQFHVGSVAPVANFAPKLNVLSLPYLFRDKNHALKVLDGDIGKELSADLESKGIVNLAYWENGWRHMTNNVRPIKSAADVKGLKIRVLESPVYVSFVKALGATPTPIPFGELYSAMEQKVVDGQENPLAQITQNKFNEVQKYMTLTAHTYDAAVFLVSKSALDKLPADLQKIVKDAAVEAGNYERQLNAQLDEGFMKKLKSAGMVIEEKPDLDSFRKAVEPVYKEFEGKLGKDLIDKIRSME is encoded by the coding sequence ATGAAAAAAACTTGGAATTGGATCGTCATTATTGCTTTAATGATCACTATGGCAGGCTGCGGAAAAGCGATTTCCGGCCCTAAGCAGCAAGAACAGGGAAACGGCGCACAGCAACAAGCTGATTCCGCGAAACCCTCTGCATCAACAGCATCATCTGCTTCATCCGCATCATCCGCACCCAAATCTGATTCAGCGCAATATGTGTTTAAATTGGGTCATCTGCAAACCACGGATCATCCATATCAAAAAGGCGCTGAGAAATTCAAGCAGATCGTGGAAGAGAAATCCGGAGGAAGGATTCAAATTGACATTTTCCCCAGCAGTCAATTGGGCAATGCGCGCGACGAAATTGAAGGCCTGCAGCTCGGAACCATTCAATTTCATGTAGGATCCGTGGCGCCGGTGGCCAACTTTGCACCCAAGTTGAATGTTCTTAGCTTGCCATATCTTTTTAGAGATAAAAATCATGCGCTTAAAGTGCTTGACGGGGATATCGGCAAAGAGCTGTCCGCCGATTTGGAAAGCAAAGGAATCGTCAATCTGGCTTATTGGGAAAACGGCTGGCGGCACATGACGAACAACGTAAGGCCGATCAAGTCGGCTGCTGATGTCAAGGGGTTGAAAATCCGCGTTCTCGAATCGCCCGTTTATGTTTCCTTTGTCAAAGCTTTAGGAGCTACACCAACACCCATTCCATTCGGTGAGCTGTATTCGGCGATGGAACAAAAAGTGGTGGACGGCCAGGAAAATCCGCTGGCACAGATTACGCAAAACAAGTTCAACGAAGTGCAAAAATACATGACACTTACTGCTCACACTTATGATGCAGCCGTCTTTCTGGTAAGCAAATCGGCATTGGATAAACTGCCGGCCGACCTGCAAAAGATCGTAAAGGATGCGGCCGTCGAAGCGGGAAATTACGAAAGACAGCTCAACGCGCAGCTGGACGAAGGTTTTATGAAAAAATTAAAATCCGCGGGCATGGTTATTGAAGAAAAGCCCGACTTGGATTCCTTCCGCAAAGCGGTGGAGCCCGTCTACAAAGAATTTGAAGGCAAGCTTGGAAAGGATCTTATCGACAAAATCAGAAGTATGGAATAG
- a CDS encoding UxaA family hydrolase translates to MHKFLIHKKGDHVGVATSGIEAGEKVIGVFMDDETTIEVVSNGAIPLGHKIAIENVEAKGSVIEYGLPIGYTPEGLQVGDYVHTHNIKTLRW, encoded by the coding sequence ATGCACAAGTTTTTGATTCACAAAAAAGGTGATCACGTAGGTGTGGCTACTTCGGGTATTGAGGCCGGAGAAAAGGTCATCGGCGTGTTCATGGACGATGAAACTACAATTGAAGTCGTTTCCAATGGAGCAATTCCCTTGGGCCACAAGATCGCTATCGAGAATGTGGAAGCGAAAGGATCGGTCATCGAATACGGACTCCCTATCGGCTATACACCCGAAGGCTTGCAGGTCGGCGATTATGTGCATACCCATAACATAAAAACATTGAGGTGGTAG
- a CDS encoding UxaA family hydrolase → MDKQLYGYRRENGKVGVRNHVIILPVDDISNAACEAVAKNIQGVMALPHAYGRLQYGQDLELHFRTMIGIGSNPNVAAVIVIGIEENWTNIIADGIAKTGKPVASFSIEGNGDLEIIRRASWKAKEFSQWASELQRVPVELKDLTISIKCGESDTTTGLASCPTVGLAVDRLIDAGATVFFGETSELTGGEHLIADRCVSPAVREKFMRAYDNYVAEIKSQGVDLLGSQPTQGNIAGGLSTIEEKALGNIEKTGTKPIVGALEPAEMPQSGPGLYFMDSSSAAAECVTLMAAGGAVVHFFPTGQGNVIGNPIEPVIKVSANPKTVTTMSEHVDVDCSGLLSREINLTQAGDMLMDYLCRVVNGRLTAAEALGHKEFSMTKLYRSA, encoded by the coding sequence ATGGATAAACAATTATACGGATATCGGCGTGAAAATGGAAAAGTTGGCGTTCGCAATCATGTTATCATTTTACCGGTAGACGACATCTCCAACGCAGCCTGCGAAGCGGTAGCCAAAAACATCCAGGGCGTGATGGCTCTGCCGCATGCCTACGGCCGTTTGCAATACGGACAGGATTTGGAGCTGCATTTCCGCACCATGATCGGAATCGGCTCAAACCCCAATGTGGCTGCTGTCATCGTCATCGGAATCGAAGAAAACTGGACAAACATCATCGCTGATGGCATAGCCAAAACCGGAAAGCCGGTTGCTTCTTTCTCGATCGAAGGGAACGGGGATCTTGAAATTATCCGCCGCGCATCATGGAAAGCGAAAGAATTTTCGCAATGGGCATCCGAATTGCAAAGGGTTCCTGTCGAGTTAAAAGACTTGACGATCAGCATCAAATGCGGCGAATCCGACACAACCACAGGACTTGCTTCCTGTCCGACCGTCGGACTGGCGGTAGACCGTTTAATTGATGCGGGCGCGACTGTATTTTTCGGGGAAACGTCCGAACTTACAGGGGGCGAGCACCTGATTGCGGACCGCTGTGTTTCTCCCGCAGTCAGAGAGAAATTCATGAGAGCTTATGATAACTATGTTGCTGAAATCAAGTCGCAGGGCGTTGATCTGCTAGGTTCGCAGCCGACCCAAGGAAATATTGCCGGCGGATTGTCCACCATTGAAGAAAAAGCGCTGGGCAACATTGAGAAAACGGGTACGAAACCGATCGTCGGTGCGCTGGAACCGGCTGAAATGCCGCAATCCGGTCCCGGACTGTATTTCATGGATTCTTCATCCGCTGCTGCGGAATGCGTTACATTAATGGCTGCCGGCGGCGCTGTCGTTCACTTCTTTCCAACAGGTCAAGGCAACGTGATCGGCAATCCGATCGAGCCGGTCATTAAAGTATCCGCAAACCCGAAGACTGTGACGACGATGAGCGAACATGTTGATGTGGATTGCAGCGGCCTGCTTTCGCGGGAAATCAACTTAACCCAAGCCGGGGATATGCTTATGGATTATTTGTGCCGCGTAGTCAACGGCCGATTGACAGCAGCGGAAGCGCTTGGCCATAAAGAATTCTCCATGACCAAACTGTATCGCAGCGCTTGA
- a CDS encoding Ldh family oxidoreductase, with translation MTEKPYDSHELFLFALQIFTCLGMLEEDAAIAADSLVRADLEGNESHGISRLAIYAKRLREGRIAARPEIGFERFHSVLKVDGGNGLGQVVSYRAVEAAMSIARETGIAGVFVSNSNHFGTAAYFCQMACRAHMALIAMTNSPPGIPPWGGKKPYFGTNPIAFGFPAREEPHVIVDMSSSVVARGKIILADKLGESIPPGWAIDDEGVPTTDPAAALRGAVLPLGGAKGYALALAIEIMTGVLTNAAFGPHVNNLYKDQDPPANVGHHFIVLNIEKWMPMQEYYGRMEQFLQEVKAVSKARDVREIFYPGERRHHTYATRKQQGIFLSEEVRNELIRLGQECGVPLFAN, from the coding sequence ATGACTGAAAAACCATATGATTCTCACGAATTATTTCTCTTTGCCTTGCAGATTTTTACTTGCTTGGGTATGCTTGAAGAGGATGCAGCCATTGCCGCGGATTCCTTGGTTCGCGCCGACCTCGAAGGCAATGAAAGCCACGGCATCAGCCGTCTGGCGATTTACGCCAAACGGCTGCGGGAAGGCCGTATCGCTGCCCGGCCCGAAATCGGCTTTGAACGGTTTCATTCGGTCCTAAAGGTAGACGGCGGCAATGGATTGGGCCAGGTCGTATCCTATCGGGCCGTTGAGGCCGCAATGTCCATAGCCCGCGAAACGGGAATCGCGGGAGTTTTCGTCAGCAACAGCAATCATTTCGGAACAGCGGCGTACTTTTGCCAAATGGCCTGCCGGGCCCACATGGCCCTGATTGCGATGACCAATTCGCCGCCGGGCATTCCGCCGTGGGGAGGTAAAAAGCCCTATTTCGGCACCAACCCGATTGCTTTCGGATTTCCCGCAAGGGAGGAGCCGCATGTTATCGTGGATATGTCGTCAAGTGTGGTGGCCCGGGGCAAAATTATTTTAGCTGATAAATTGGGGGAATCGATCCCTCCGGGCTGGGCCATTGATGATGAAGGCGTGCCGACCACAGACCCGGCGGCAGCCCTGCGGGGCGCGGTGCTTCCGTTGGGGGGAGCCAAGGGATATGCCCTGGCTTTGGCTATCGAAATCATGACCGGTGTTTTAACGAATGCAGCATTTGGCCCGCATGTGAACAATTTATATAAAGATCAAGATCCTCCTGCCAATGTAGGGCATCATTTCATCGTTCTCAATATTGAAAAATGGATGCCGATGCAAGAGTACTATGGCCGGATGGAACAATTTTTGCAGGAAGTGAAAGCCGTCTCAAAGGCCAGGGATGTACGCGAAATTTTTTATCCCGGAGAACGCCGCCATCATACATATGCAACAAGAAAACAGCAGGGAATCTTTCTTTCCGAGGAGGTTCGAAACGAGCTGATTCGTCTTGGGCAAGAGTGCGGTGTTCCCCTATTCGCCAATTAA
- a CDS encoding hydroxyacid dehydrogenase, whose protein sequence is MKIIVTELNWPIGNQLLEQQGWNVVYDADLWKNRERLQQELQDADTVIVRNQTKVDAELLGWKHDLKVIGRLGVGLDNIDLKSAAERNISVVYGKNANATSVAEYVVSSLFTCSRLMVESSGDVKRGNWNRKKYTGTEIYGKTIGLIGVGEIGHRVALRAKALGLRVLGFDPFVAPYDFQIMETGIEMVKFEHLLAESDFISLHIPLTAQTRNLIDINALSRMKPTSYIINTARGGIVNEMDLHRALQEKKLAGAILDVLEKEPPESDHPLLDLDNCLITPHIAGLTEESQIRTSELVAREVIRELSGKISLCRV, encoded by the coding sequence ATGAAAATTATCGTTACGGAACTGAATTGGCCTATCGGCAATCAACTGTTGGAGCAGCAAGGCTGGAATGTCGTCTACGATGCTGATTTATGGAAAAATCGGGAGCGATTGCAGCAGGAGCTTCAAGATGCGGATACGGTCATTGTCAGAAATCAGACGAAAGTGGATGCCGAATTATTGGGCTGGAAGCATGATCTCAAAGTAATCGGCCGATTGGGTGTTGGTCTGGACAATATTGATTTGAAATCGGCTGCAGAGAGAAATATCTCCGTGGTCTATGGAAAGAATGCCAATGCGACCTCTGTTGCGGAATACGTTGTTTCTTCACTTTTTACCTGTTCGCGATTAATGGTCGAAAGCTCCGGGGATGTGAAGCGGGGAAATTGGAATCGCAAAAAATACACGGGGACCGAAATATACGGAAAAACGATAGGCTTGATCGGGGTCGGCGAGATTGGCCACCGTGTGGCGCTTCGCGCCAAAGCGCTCGGCTTGCGTGTTTTGGGCTTTGATCCTTTTGTAGCTCCATACGATTTTCAAATAATGGAAACAGGTATTGAAATGGTTAAGTTCGAACATCTGCTTGCGGAATCCGACTTTATCAGCCTGCACATTCCGCTGACCGCACAAACGCGCAATTTGATCGACATAAATGCGCTGTCCCGGATGAAACCGACTTCATATATAATTAATACGGCACGGGGAGGCATTGTCAACGAAATGGATCTGCACCGGGCTTTGCAGGAAAAGAAATTGGCGGGCGCCATTCTTGACGTGTTGGAAAAGGAGCCGCCGGAATCCGATCATCCCCTGCTTGATTTGGATAATTGCCTGATTACTCCGCATATTGCGGGGTTGACGGAGGAATCTCAGATTCGGACGTCCGAACTCGTGGCTCGGGAAGTCATCCGGGAATTGTCGGGAAAAATATCTTTGTGCCGAGTATGA
- a CDS encoding FadR/GntR family transcriptional regulator: MFKSINEEKKTLTKKVVDHVRELIITEQLKPGDKLPAERDLVDMMDVSRPTIREAFKILSAMGFIKIRPGHGVFVSDYNDRIDNLAAFLFVQSDTIHELFEVRKIIETETASWAAKRGTADFLEQIHAQTNEIYKKVVVDKEFESVEEKERFLSESDQAFHLSIAEAAGNEVLLRVMNNLIDLLRETRMRSMKVPGRVEQSLKEHIWIADALVARKPELARDRMFNHLSSVEMDLAKELEENH, translated from the coding sequence ATGTTCAAGTCCATTAACGAAGAGAAAAAAACGTTGACCAAAAAAGTGGTGGACCATGTCCGGGAATTGATTATCACGGAACAGCTCAAGCCCGGCGACAAGCTTCCGGCAGAGAGAGATCTCGTGGATATGATGGATGTAAGCCGCCCAACAATTCGCGAAGCCTTTAAAATATTATCTGCCATGGGCTTTATTAAAATAAGGCCGGGTCACGGGGTGTTCGTGTCGGACTATAACGACCGGATTGATAATCTAGCCGCCTTCCTCTTTGTGCAATCCGATACGATCCATGAATTGTTTGAGGTGCGGAAAATCATTGAAACCGAAACCGCTTCTTGGGCGGCCAAACGAGGCACGGCGGATTTCCTCGAGCAAATCCACGCCCAAACCAACGAGATTTACAAAAAAGTGGTCGTTGACAAAGAATTTGAGAGTGTTGAGGAAAAAGAACGTTTCCTGTCCGAATCGGATCAGGCATTTCATTTGTCGATTGCCGAAGCTGCAGGTAATGAAGTGCTTCTGCGCGTCATGAACAATTTGATTGATTTACTCCGTGAAACCCGCATGCGTTCAATGAAGGTTCCCGGACGTGTCGAGCAATCGCTTAAAGAACATATATGGATCGCAGATGCTTTAGTCGCCCGAAAGCCCGAATTGGCCCGCGATCGCATGTTCAATCACTTGAGCAGCGTGGAGATGGACCTTGCAAAGGAACTGGAAGAAAATCATTGA